The Sabethes cyaneus chromosome 3, idSabCyanKW18_F2, whole genome shotgun sequence DNA window TCCAGGCCACTGAACCTGATTTGAATTTCACTGAACCAGAAATAGCAGTTCTGTTTTCAACCCTATTCGAGTATACCTACTCGTTTCTGTTTTGCCATTATCATTAATGTGTTTCCTCAACTTTGATCGTGTTTTGCAGTTTCCTAAGCCGCGGCAAGAGCATCTCAACCGAAGATTTAGCCACTGAACGCGACGAAACCAACTTCGATGACGACGTCGAACCCACGCAGTGGAAGCGAGTCAGCAAGATCCGTCGTTCGCTAcaatttccaaggaaaactGCACCAAAGTAAGTGGAAGTTGGCTTGCATGTTTCTGTTCATTGCTGTAAATTTAGTGGGACACACAATTAATAATGCtgtttttttcttgttgttcGAAAACAGAACCAACGTCCGTCCGATCGATCTGCCAGAAAATTCCGTTAGCGTGCGAAAGATTCGTCAAGAGTTAGAGAACGGTCGCCGTTTGAATACTGCCATGAGGAATAATCACATCGATTTTGTTGCACTGGATAACATTCTCAAGAACGTAGCGGAAAGTCCTGTTCCGAAGGTGGAATCTCCGCGAACACCAACCACTGCGACTGCTGCTAAAACTTCGTCCACCACCTTTCTCACAGCTGAATCGTTAAAAGAAATCCGTGGGAAGCTGCGAAGGCTGAGCAACGAGTCACTCTACCGTGATGACATGAGTCCAGGTGAGGAGCGCAAGGATGATGACGATTCGGTTACCATAACCGAGGTTGAAACACGATTGGGTACACTGCAGTCTAGCAGTTCGTCCGATTCCTACAAAAGTAATAGCCTAGAATCGAACCGTAAAGGTTCGACCGATAGTAACTCGGAGGATTGGCATTCGCGGCGAAAGTCCTATGGATTCGAAAGGATGCATCAGCAGTCTGGGTTTATGGCGAAAATGGATTCTTCGACCGACAGTGGAATCGGTCGTTCGTCGGATCTCAGTTCCAGTTGGTCCAGTGGTGGGACGGAGAATAATGCTTATTCTAGAGGTACCATTGTAACCCTTGGAGAACAGAAGGAAAAACCTGCCAGCACGGCGATGGTAATTAAAATCACCAACGAAGGTCAGGATAATGGAAAAACGAATTACCGCGATGAGGAGATCAAACGTCATTCGATAGCTGTTGACGAGACCAGTTACGTTCGTGACAGTTTGAAAAATATGTTCGAGAAGAAGTCATCGGTTAGTGTGAATGGTTTTACCCATACGTTTATTGACGATTTCAatagaaacaagaaaaaagttgAGTTTTGTAAAACGGAAGTTCATTTTACCGCTGACTCGGGTCGTGTAAACATCGTTGAAACAGATGAGAAACCCCCGCCAACCAATGTTTTTCGCAGGCGACGAAGGTCGTCATCTGGCGGATCGATGGGATCGTCATTTCTGCAGGCAATCAGTTCCGGTGTTCCGGTAACACATTTCGGCGATTTGGAAAAGGAGATCAACGAATCGGATCTGAAAGAAAACCCTGTTTATACTGCTCCTCCGGTGGTGACTACTTCGGTTGGCCGCCCGGAACCTAGTCcacacaagctcgttgtccctTCGGATGACAGTGACGCCCATTCGGCAGACGAAATATCACTCCGTGGAATACTTAAAAACAAACCCGTAAAGCCGAAACCGTACATGCTAggcgaaaatctggaaaatagTGAAAGCTTATGGGGAGTTAAGTTGCGACCCGTATCGACTGAACTGAACTATTGGAACGGAGAGCTGGATGAAAAGCAACAAACAAGTGACGAACCGATGACAACAAATGGTACTTTTTCGACTAAAATTAACCTCCCTCCAGCCCAACCGGTCGCTCGAAAATCAGAAGGTAAGTCGCTTAGTCGTAGTTCTGACAAGCTTGACATCTTTTCGAGGATGAACTATCGCAGCACAATCTCTTTTAGTTAGCCTTAACCAACCGCTTCCACGTCGCACGCAAAATTGGACCATAAAAAACAATACACTAATTCTGTGCCACAGTCACCAATTGTTGGTTTAAATCTGTCATTTTTCTTTTGCAccattcgtttttccttttaatACAAACTCTAGAATCATCCGAATCGAATCCGAAATCCACTACTAAGATCACGATCGGTATGACACACGGTGATCCTTCGGATCGCAGTCCCCTAAAGTCAACGTCGCTTATTATGCGAACAATGCGTTCGGCAACTCAATTCGATGAAGCCATGAAAAAGCTCGAAGCAGTTCGGAGAGATTCTCTGGACAGCAACGCGGACGAGGAAGGACGTCCTGGAATTCAACTAATTTCCAGCACAATTTCCAAGTCGAATTCAGCCAGTAGCATCTACAGGGAAACTCCCAAGCTAAGAGTAGCAAAATATGCAGCCTCTCTGGACGGAGATATCGACGATGATGAGCCCCGCTACCGATCTCCCGTAGCTGCCTATAGAAGAAAGTCTACGAACGAATCTCGACTATCCGACTTCGAGGCTTATATCAGCAAAAACAGCATCCGTCGATCAAGTACGGACGAGTTTTCCTCAGTCAGTATGGTGTCTAATGTCAGTGCAAAACCTGTGGCAGCACCTCGGATGAAAAAGCTAGGATCAAGCGTTCTAAGTCATCAGCTTACTCAGCTGAAACGACTGTACGATGCGGCTGAGCAATATGACAGCGACGATAGTGCTAAAGCTGATGAAGAAGTCAAACTTTACCTAGGCAATTTGGCGGGTAATAGCGAAGAGAAAGGTGCCAGCGAGCTATCGGGAAGCTGGAGTCGGCTCAAAGCGAAAAGAAGTTATCAAAAGTATCGCGATCAGGACATTAAGATCACCGTCAACTCCAGTTCAGGTAAGTTCGAAGAGTGCACGCACGATTTCTTTGATAGTTCATCCGCCGTGTACATATTTTACGTTTTTCTTTTTGAATGTTTTCTTACAACTTTTGGTCActaataatgaaaataaattttaatgaatTTCCTAGAGTTTGAAATAGTGAAACCATCATCTACCGGAACAACGACCACAACTATTTCCAATGAAAAGCAGCCCAGAAATAGCAACATAATGTCCATTGCGCTGAAAAGTCCTACTCCTATCAAGAAGCAATCGACGCCTAGTACCGGCCAGCCGGCCGGCAATAAACCTTGTCCGGCGCCAGTAATCGGTAACCGTAGCGTTCCACCAACGGTGAAAACCCAGCCTCCGCAAACGATCGAACCTCAACAAGCAGCTGCTGTGCAGCCACAGCAGCAACTTTCGACGCACTTCAAGCGCCACATTCCGACGGCTGCTAGCGAAACGAATGGCACAGCACGAAACGAAGAACGGGCATCACTTCGGCTGTCGTCGGGTGCACGACAACTTCGCGAACATGAACTGTCATTCTTCGGTGTCAACCCAAACAAAAGCCACGAATCGTCGAACTCGTCGGGTACCTCGTTGTCGTCGGCGTCAGTAAAGACTCCGCCGCATACGGCGTTTACCCGATCCACAACTCTTACCTCCTCGTTTATTAAACGTAACTCGATTAACATGCATCCTCTGTCGACGTCGTCGTCTTCCGCATCATCCTCTACGAATTCTACACAGGTTAAACCTCAAAAATCCTCTCCCTGGCAGTTGACGAATGATAAGCCTGACTTGTTACGGCACAGTCAACGTATCGACAATGATAGAGCTGAAAAAACTTCCGGCGCTCCAACTGCCACGACTACGGTTGTTGAACCGCAATACGAGAATCTAGTCAAATCCGTTGTGGAATCGTCCAGCACACAATACGATCGTAAAACGGATCTTAAACGGGATGAGGAGATTCTCGAGGAGCTAACACGAGCTGCTGATGAAATTTTGAATGTAGGTTACAAGCCCACTAGGTTTTAGCGTCTATACAACTGCTTGATATTTTTCAGGTTGTTAACAACATGTCGAACGCTGAAAGTACTGAGAGCCTCCTGAATGAATATCGTTCCTCAAACAGTGGCGTTACACTGGGAACGATTCGAGAATGTGCTTCCACAAACAAAATTATGAAGTCCCGTGGAATTCAGGTATCTAAGAACTTCGACGAAAGTTTGAAGCGACATCAACGGTCTGAAAAAGGTAGGTTCTAATCAGCAAGGCTTGTAAGCATACTGATGAACGTTTCTTGTAGTCTCTTCAGCATCATCTAATGAAAGCCTCTCGCGACCATCCTCCATGAGTACATCCGTAATGCGTCCTACGCAAGCATCCGAGTCCCGCAGTAGCAGTGGTCGCCGTAAGCTATCGAATTCGGCCACGGAAACTCGTCGACTGATTCGTATGTGCAGCAAAGAGCGGCTGCATCAATCGAATGCCAGTTCTTCAGAAGACTTACCGAATTCTGCCACAGTTGATCCTCCTCGTAGACCACGTCGAACCAGACACCACCACAGCTCCACTGATAAAGAAAGTTCTCGAAATGGAGTGTCGAAATCATCAACCGCCGAAAGCCGTAGAAGCGATGAAAATACCGTAACCAGTCGAACGCATCGCACCGAAAGATCGTCTACCAGAACTAGCAAAGGTGGATCGTTTTGTTATCGATTAGTAAACATTATCAGAGTAAAGAATCTTACTTTGCAGGTACTACCACTCATCCCGCGGGTAGTGTAATTCCAATCGGAGATCACCAACAGCAACGTGCAGTCCACCGCAGCAGCAAGTCCGGAACGTCCGTCCTTACCACTACGTATGTATTGCAATCGTTTATCGTACCACCGCCACGCCGTCGCCGTCGGCGCCATCAGGCCGCGAAAGCCATTGTACGCCGGCACTCCTCACGCTTACGATCCTCCTCTGCCATTCGTGCCACTACCGCCGATGTAACTAAAACGCTTAAACGAGGACGCCAGCTAGAGCTGTGCATCTGCTCGTAAACCGCGCGCCCTGTGTATTTGTTGTATGTATGTGTCGGGTTTCCGGTGCCTTAGTAATCCACACTCCTTTCCTAAGTATTATGGTGTATAGCAATATACATACATGTGGGCGTCGTACATTTTGTGTCTAATCGGCCTGTTTTCCATTTGTGGCTTCCTTCAGGGCTTCTCCCGCTaaaaccaaaaaacaaaaaccaaatgACATACGTGTAGCTTCACACTCTAGCAGATGGACAACCGAAAGCATACAAAAGcataatttgtgataaaaatcaATAGGTGAATTGTTTGTcacgtttttattttcttttttcttttcgttaatttttgaTACGACCCTCAGCGGTATAACTatactaatttaattttttctggcCGATTTGTGCCTGTGATCTTTTGTTATCAATTCTTGCTAATTCTATTTTCACGTTTCCAAGTAGTAGTTTTTAAAACAAGTGGAGTGAAAAATAAACTTTGGAAAACAATGGTGCTTGCATCCGTAAAGGTCCAGTACATTAGTAACGAATAGTATCTATCGAAAGCTAATACTACTATTTGTTAACATTATGTTTAGTCGAATTTGCTTCTTTAAACCATAAATTATGTTTCACTTTTCTcgacacagactaacagacgtaacacttcctACAAATTTCTAAACACATGCTGGCGACCATCACTGACGTTTCTTTCCGTTACATTGCCATTGACTGATGCCGATGGTTCAGCTTTAATCTGCTTATCTTCACCACCTGTGAGCGTCACGAAATAGCATAATTTGTAATGCTATAGCACAGACTAACAAACATAACACTGGGAGCATCAGGCCGTTGCGTACAAAAATGATCATTTCAAGTTTCCACTTAACCCGAAACTCTAATAATAGCCGTTCGCAAGCGCTGACGATGCTGAAAAGACGCTGAACAAACGCTAATGTGACAACTCTGCTGATTGTCTTTTGCAGTAGACCCATATTGCTATGATTTATGTGAATAATGTTTCTCGTGTTTCTATGTTTGGCtgtaaacattttttaaattgtaaaatttaaaacgcaatcttttttaaaaatttctatCATTTGTTTGACAAACTGTCAAAAAGTGCATGCAAGCAAAgcaataaaattattaattatttaaaaaaatatggaaactatcaaacttaattaTTTACGAATGGATGTACTTTGCTCGCACATCCGTTCCGTGACGAATACTATTTAAAAGCTGGAAATACTATCCCGCGCCCTATATTCGTACCAATCGTgagctttttctttttcttgcctCCATTAATGTTATCAGAATTGCACAATAAAAAAGACTCCGTACCTACACTGGAAAACCTCGGGTCAAGAGTTCGCATTACATCGCATTGCACCGATCCGATGAGCATCGACAGATGTGCTGAAATGGGATTTCACAGTGATGAAACACAGCGTAATCGGTCGAACTAAAAAGTACGTTCAGTGATAAGCTTTACTAATCGACACCTTCGGAAGCTATGCACAGTAAGAAGATCAGTGAATATTATATTTAAATTTCCCAAATATAAATCATTTGAAAACGATAGAGGTACTTCAATTGCACTGATTTGTAATTTGTATCTAATTTgtaacataacatacaaaaaaaattgaattgtgctgtttttttttcacaaatTAGACATCTTTGAAGTAGAATGCATTGTACCCATCTGCATCTGGAATGTTTCATTCGACTATCAGTAGGTACTATTACGCCGTGAGAGAGGAACAATGACTATCGCGGATTAGCCGGGGACGAAGCAATGCTTTATGACTTCGCGCTCAATTTGCTACACACTGCAAACAGGCTTTGCTTTGTCGCTCATTCCTGGGGCAACATTGTCCCGGAAGGTTCGCCAGTGAATCACGTGAACTAAGGATGACTGGAGCTAGTCTGGCTAAGACTTTAGAgattttgattaattagtttgatGGCAACAATAGAGCTCATTATAACTTCTCTGTAATGTAATCACTGCAATTCTTATGAATTTCTTACAATTAGCAGCACACATCAAAAAGCAATGGTCCTGTGTCCAGGGTGTACGTTTAATCTGGGTTTGCTCAAATATGCCAATCGACAAATCTGCCAATTATCCTCAAATATGTCTGTTGCGAAAACATTTGCGTTTTTcggtaatttttcatttaaattagTAGCCCAGATCGCTACATATCTAGCCCAGTAGATGTCCACATGTCCTCTAACATAACTCTACGATTGACGCCAATATGTTTGGTGACATCCAAAAAGCTTCGCAGCACTTCATCATTATGGAACCTCCTTCGCATTGTACACACTCGCCTTTGTCAATGCGATAATCTTCTTGAAACCATCTAACTTCACGAACGGATCAGTTTTGCTGGGCAATTATATTCAGGCGTAATCTGTCAaaactcatttcgtttaactgaatcatatGCTGCCTGTAAATAGTTCGTCCGTCTGCATGTTGAATTCTTGATATTTGTTGAGAACCTGTCGCATGGTTGGTAATCGAAGAATTTCCAGAACGGCGTGCATCTGCAGAACAAGATGTGGCAAAAAATTCTGTCCAAGTTGAAAAGGGTTAtgtctcgataattgctgcatttgaATCGAGTGCTTTTTTTGTAAATACATGTTTGATCTGTCTTCCAACCAGCCCGCTGCTAGTTAGAATCGGGTCATACCCCCAGTATGACCAAATTTGTTACGCATATCCATGGTATCAGTAAGTTTCTGCTACACGAGATGATAATGCGACATGGGGATAAGGAATTGAATTCCTATTGTGCCCAGGGAGGAGTTTACGTTTACGTAGCCTTGGTGAGATAggataaatctatacctataaagaaggatctcggctaggcggtgcttgctagttagtgtcagtaggattgttgcactggccccgtaattttcctgtactctaacagccggctgcgaagtctgtcgataaagaagggtaatgtctaaagacggtataaacccatggctttgctttgcataaagaaggatttctgtctgtctgtctgtctgtctgtctgtccgtatgttccttatagaatcgaaaactactgaactaatcggcatgaaaatatgcatgtagaggttttttggggccaggaaaggttttagtgatggttagaaacccctccccccactaagagggggggctcccatacaaatgaaacacaaatttctgcataactcgacaactaatcaagcaaatagaacaaaatttggcatgtgagtgttttcggtgacaagaatttattctatggtaaattgagacccctctcctctttataaggggggcttccatacaaatttcctcataactcgagaactaatcaagcaactggaaccaaatttggcatgtgaaggttttcgagggcaagaacattttctatagtaaattaggacccctccccattttaagagggggggctcctgtaccaaagaaacacaattttcctcataactcgagaagtaattaagcaaatgaaaccaaatttggcatgtgggtgtttttggagacaaaatttttttctatgatgaattgggatccctccccgttttaggagggggggatcctatacacatgaaatacaaatttcctcataactgaagaactaatcaagcaaatggaacaaaatttggcatgtgaaagttttcgagggcaagaatattttctatggtaaataaggacccctccccactttaagagggggggctcctatacaaacgaaatacaaatttcctcataactcaagaactaatcaagcaaatggaacaaaatttggcacgtgggtgtttttggagacaaaatttttttctatgatgaattgggacccctccccactttagaaaggggggctcctatacaaatgaaatgcaaatttcctcataactcaagaattattcaagcaaatggaaccaaatttggcatgtgaaagttttctagggcatgaatattttctatggtgaattagaactccttcccactttaagagggggggctccaatacaaacgaaatacaaatttcctcataactcgagaactaatcaagcaaatggaactaaatttgacacgtgggtgtttttggagacaaattttttttctatgatgaactgggacccctactcactttaggagggagggctcctatacaaatgaaatacaaatttcctcataactcgagagctaatcaagcaaatgaaaccaaatttggcatgtgaaagttttcgagggcaagaatattttctatggtgaattaggaccctcccaattttaagagggggggctcctatacaaacgaaatacaaatttcctcataactcgagaactaatcaagcaaatggaacgaaatttgacacgtgggtgtttttggagacaaaaattttttctatgatgaattaggacccctgcccactttaggagggggggctcctatacaaatgaaaaagaaatttcctcataactcgagaactaatcaagcaaatggaacgaaatttgacatgtaagtggttttggacgcaagatttttttctatggtgaattgagacctctctcttctttagaaagcgagttatggcccatctcccctttaagagggtgggcttccatacaaatgaaatgcaaatttcctcttatctcgagaactaatcaatcaaatggaaccaaatttggcatgtgggagttttagatggcagaaattttttctatggtgaattacgaccccttccccttttatgaggggagctcccatacaaatgaaattcaaatttccttataacttgagaactaatcaagcaaatggaaccaaatttggcaggtgggagattttggagtcttgaatttattttacgatagttagagacctctcacccctgtggtagggggatatggactctcatacaaataaaacagaaatttttgcgaaactcaaaaactaatcgaactcgagaaattcgagactcttccataaaacattagtcaatacaagaccacaaaaactatctatagtaacactagatcattcaggacgagacggtcgcgagtgttgccggtgacccgccgtcggaagcgccgcccactggggggcttgcaaaactcgagattgtggcaaagatcatccgagattcatgatttatgtacaacacaggttaatttgtggcaatacgaagtttatcgggtcagctagttattctATAAATTATTGCCAGATGCACAATTTGTCggagaaaaactgtttttacaGACAACTGAAAAGTGTGATCGAGAACGAGTCAAAGGGTAACATCCAAATCGATTCAAGTGAATTCAACACAAAGATTGGGTCGAACAACGCGGACTTTGGACGCATCAGGGACTATGGTCTACACAGAGCTGTTTGCAGAGTTTTGTAACGAGAACATTATGGGTGGCAGCGCTGAACCGAAACCAAATAGACCACAGCTGCATCAGCTGAAAGAAGAGCAGGGCTCTGTTTGACGTACATAACTAGCACAATGCAGACATCGCAATCGACCACCATCTTGTTGGGGGGGGGCATGTCTTTGGGTACGAAAATGACcctgttggcttcgtaccactccaggacatcttttgaacagtggcacgaagctagatccgacttcttgttgcttcgacagaagaagcagatgcttctgtagactGAACTGAAAAAtggagtgtaaacaatacactctaagctACTTCTAttgaaattttcaagagaaaatacacaATGCgtaattttctgcagcgtttcttccgtggtacaatttgatgtgggacaccctttagtgtttttttttgcgttcaTTTTAGCAATACAGATAATATCAAGAAGAATAAACACAGTTTTCGCGGTTTGTAGAACAGCAATGCGCGAAGAGAATGGTTAGCAACCAACGACTTTGTGTAATACACATTCAACAGTTAcgtacttacttagttggcttgggGTCTAATACAAAgcttgatgaacaaagtttctctgaTGTACTCGGTGGGCTCTCCAATTTCTTGGACACCGCGTACTCtacgccagatctcgcttcacttggtctaaccatcttgctcggtGCGCCCGTAtttgtcttgttcctaccggatttgaagcgaaAACCATGTTTGCAGGCATTCTTGCCACATATCatgtccatcgtatccgtccagctttagccaccttttgaatactgggttcgccatagagctgtgcgagttcacgGTGTACCCTCCGCCTCCATAccccgttctcctgtacgccgaagatcgtttttaGTACTCGTCATTCGAAAACTCCAAGCAGTCGCAGGTCCTCTTCGAGCATTCTCTACGTTTCATGCTTCCGCCGATAATACGTCTCCGGATCTTACGGTTAATGTCATTGTCCgcctggtaaacggctgaataatgggTACCGTCTGTGCCTTGCGTACcagtaggcataaaatagaccctacaacGCCAGCGGTTCAAAGCCTCTAATTCAGTAACTCCCAAACCTACCTCctcatggtaccagccgggatacgagcaaccatGGTGGAGTTCGGGTGTAcaaccctggtggaaactaagggCGTATGCTGATagggaaggagggctcttttgAGCTCcattggtcctccggcgagaccgGGGGTTTGTGTCGCAGGCCTTGCAAGACGCAACCACGAAAATCTATCAAGCCAGCATTTATAAAAGTGGGGTCATCCTAAATTAATTAGATTGACAACGTTAGAAGTAAAATATTCAAGTTGGTTACTGAGTTACCCCCTATCGTTTGGAgcgtccttgtcccctggaaagtaggtGGACGCAATAACTATGCCCTGCTTTCCTCTAGTCGTCGGAACTACCACCGAGATGGCAAAGACATCGCGTTgcatgtagggtttatttc harbors:
- the LOC128740771 gene encoding uncharacterized protein LOC128740771, which codes for MNQQVVLPELFNFLSRGKSISTEDLATERDETNFDDDVEPTQWKRVSKIRRSLQFPRKTAPKTNVRPIDLPENSVSVRKIRQELENGRRLNTAMRNNHIDFVALDNILKNVAESPVPKVESPRTPTTATAAKTSSTTFLTAESLKEIRGKLRRLSNESLYRDDMSPGEERKDDDDSVTITEVETRLGTLQSSSSSDSYKSNSLESNRKGSTDSNSEDWHSRRKSYGFERMHQQSGFMAKMDSSTDSGIGRSSDLSSSWSSGGTENNAYSRGTIVTLGEQKEKPASTAMVIKITNEGQDNGKTNYRDEEIKRHSIAVDETSYVRDSLKNMFEKKSSVSVNGFTHTFIDDFNRNKKKVEFCKTEVHFTADSGRVNIVETDEKPPPTNVFRRRRRSSSGGSMGSSFLQAISSGVPVTHFGDLEKEINESDLKENPVYTAPPVVTTSVGRPEPSPHKLVVPSDDSDAHSADEISLRGILKNKPVKPKPYMLGENLENSESLWGVKLRPVSTELNYWNGELDEKQQTSDEPMTTNGTFSTKINLPPAQPVARKSEESSESNPKSTTKITIGMTHGDPSDRSPLKSTSLIMRTMRSATQFDEAMKKLEAVRRDSLDSNADEEGRPGIQLISSTISKSNSASSIYRETPKLRVAKYAASLDGDIDDDEPRYRSPVAAYRRKSTNESRLSDFEAYISKNSIRRSSTDEFSSVSMVSNVSAKPVAAPRMKKLGSSVLSHQLTQLKRLYDAAEQYDSDDSAKADEEVKLYLGNLAGNSEEKGASELSGSWSRLKAKRSYQKYRDQDIKITVNSSSEFEIVKPSSTGTTTTTISNEKQPRNSNIMSIALKSPTPIKKQSTPSTGQPAGNKPCPAPVIGNRSVPPTVKTQPPQTIEPQQAAAVQPQQQLSTHFKRHIPTAASETNGTARNEERASLRLSSGARQLREHELSFFGVNPNKSHESSNSSGTSLSSASVKTPPHTAFTRSTTLTSSFIKRNSINMHPLSTSSSSASSSTNSTQVKPQKSSPWQLTNDKPDLLRHSQRIDNDRAEKTSGAPTATTTVVEPQYENLVKSVVESSSTQYDRKTDLKRDEEILEELTRAADEILNVVNNMSNAESTESLLNEYRSSNSGVTLGTIRECASTNKIMKSRGIQVSKNFDESLKRHQRSEKVSSASSNESLSRPSSMSTSVMRPTQASESRSSSGRRKLSNSATETRRLIRMCSKERLHQSNASSSEDLPNSATVDPPRRPRRTRHHHSSTDKESSRNGVSKSSTAESRRSDENTVTSRTHRTERSSTRTSKGTTTHPAGSVIPIGDHQQQRAVHRSSKSGTSVLTTTSSKKHHR